A stretch of the Notamacropus eugenii isolate mMacEug1 chromosome 2, mMacEug1.pri_v2, whole genome shotgun sequence genome encodes the following:
- the LOC140524789 gene encoding dispanin subfamily A member 2b-like yields MNSNQTHLPQALGQINRAFSPPNYELLSEERELRTPGRESASTIINVHSYEPPANDFLVWSVFNTLYMNFCCLGFMALVFSVKARDRKVVGDLNGARSYGSTAKCLNIFALIFSLLIVIVLTALLATGIIALKRVVTNPSEIPHYSDLFPGN; encoded by the exons ATGAACTCCAACCAGACACATCTGCCCCAAGCCCTGGGGCAAATCAACCGCGCCTTTTCTCCCCCCAACTACGAGCTCCTCTCGGAGGAGCGAGAGCTGCGGACGCCGGGACGGGAATCCGCTTCCACCATCATCAACGTCCACTCCTACGAGCCTCCTGCCAATGATTTCTTGGTCTGGTCCGTGTTCAACACGTTGTACATGAACTTTTGCTGCCTGGGGTTTATGGCGCTGGTCTTTTCAGTAAAG GCCCGGGACCGGAAGGTGGTGGGTGACCTAAACGGGGCCCGGAGCTATGGGTCCACCGCCAAGTGTCTCAACATCTTCGCGCTGATCTTCTCCCTTCTGATCGTCATTGTGCTCACCGCGCTGCTGGCCACCGGCATCATCGCCCTCAAGAGGGTTGTCACGAACCCGAGTGAGATCCCTCACTACTCAGATTTATTTCCAGGCAATTGA
- the LOC140524790 gene encoding dispanin subfamily A member 2b-like, whose product MDTNQTVPLGQINHIFPPLNYEQHPEDLELQKTQEDPASTIINVHSYEPPAKDFLVWSVFNTLYMNFCCLGFMALVFSVKARDRKVVGDLNGARSYGSTAKCLNIFALIFSLLLTILLISLMATGIMFAT is encoded by the exons ATGGACACCAACCAGACAGTCCCCCTGGGGCAAATCAATCACATTTTTCCTCCGCTCAATTATGAGCAGCACCCTGAGGACCTAGAGCTGCAGAAGACGCAGGAGGATCCTGCCTCCACCATCATCAACGTCCACTCCTACGAGCCTCCCGCGAAGGATTTCTTGGTCTGGTCCGTGTTCAACACGTTGTACATGAACTTTTGCTGCCTGGGTTTTATGGCGCTGGTCTTTTCAGTAAAG gCCCGTGACCGGAAGGTGGTGGGTGACCTAAACGGGGCCCGGAGCTATGGGTCCACCGCCAAGTGTCTCAACATCTTCGCGTTGATCTTCTCTCTTCTGCTTACCATTTTGCTCATCTCGCTGATGGCCACGGGCATCATGTTTGCAACTTGA